The Manihot esculenta cultivar AM560-2 chromosome 1, M.esculenta_v8, whole genome shotgun sequence genome has a window encoding:
- the LOC110627085 gene encoding GDT1-like protein 4 isoform X1, with amino-acid sequence MLSILTSQGFPKSIAMTILSELGDRTFCVAAILAMRYPRKSVLLGCLVSVIATTIISALLGWAAPTLLSEKWTHHITTLLFFGFGLRSLWEGFTEDDDDNEELEEVEKELEKDLKTSAAKSKAISKEDENLKKQHKPFLTRFVSPVFLKAFSLTFFGEWGDKSQLATIGLAADEDVFGVIMGDKQSAQWQLFWVERAWPQEYPRDWSQFWEDFSFWLLVFNLYFPQVKDMFYIK; translated from the exons ATGCTCAGTATTCTAACATCACAG GGATTCCCCAAGTCCATTGCCATGACGATTCTTTCAGAATTGGGAGATCGGACGTTTTGTGTTGCTGCA ATCTTGGCAATGCGGTATCCAAGGAAGAGTGTCTTGTTAGGCTGCCTGGTTTCTGTGATT GCTACGACTATTATCTCTGCTCTGCTTGGTTGGGCTGCACCAACTCTG CTCTCCGAGAAATGGACACATCATATCACAACCCTACTCTTCTTTGGCTTTGGTCTTCGTTCTTTGTGGGAAGGATTCACAGAAGATGATGA TGACAATGAAGAACTGGAAGAAGTTGAAAAGGAATTG GAAAAGGACTTAAAGACAAGTGCTGCAAAATCAAAAGCAATTTCTAAG GAAGATGAGAATTTGAAGAAGCAACACAAGCCATTTCTCACACGTTTCGTCTCGCCTGTTTTCTTGAAG GCATTTTCCCTCACATTTTTTGGAGAATGGGGTGATAAGAGTCAG CTAGCAACAATTGGGTTGGCAGCAGATGAGGACGTTTTCGGAGTTATTATGG GGGACAAGCAATCTGCACAGTGGCAGCTGTTCTGGGTGGAAAGAGCTTGGCCTCAAGAATATCCGAGAGACTG GTCACAATTTTGGGAGGATTTCTCTTTCTGGCTTTTGGTGTTCAATCTTTACTTTCCCCAAGTTAAGGACATGTTCTATATCAAATAA
- the LOC110627085 gene encoding GDT1-like protein 4 isoform X2: MLSILTSQGFPKSIAMTILSELGDRTFCVAAILAMRYPRKSVLLGCLVSVIATTIISALLGWAAPTLLSEKWTHHITTLLFFGFGLRSLWEGFTEDDDDNEELEEVEKELEKDLKTSAAKSKAISKEDENLKKQHKPFLTRFVSPVFLKAFSLTFFGEWGDKSQLATIGLAADEDVFGVIMGGVLGQAICTVAAVLGGKSLASRISERLVTILGGFLFLAFGVQSLLSPS; encoded by the exons ATGCTCAGTATTCTAACATCACAG GGATTCCCCAAGTCCATTGCCATGACGATTCTTTCAGAATTGGGAGATCGGACGTTTTGTGTTGCTGCA ATCTTGGCAATGCGGTATCCAAGGAAGAGTGTCTTGTTAGGCTGCCTGGTTTCTGTGATT GCTACGACTATTATCTCTGCTCTGCTTGGTTGGGCTGCACCAACTCTG CTCTCCGAGAAATGGACACATCATATCACAACCCTACTCTTCTTTGGCTTTGGTCTTCGTTCTTTGTGGGAAGGATTCACAGAAGATGATGA TGACAATGAAGAACTGGAAGAAGTTGAAAAGGAATTG GAAAAGGACTTAAAGACAAGTGCTGCAAAATCAAAAGCAATTTCTAAG GAAGATGAGAATTTGAAGAAGCAACACAAGCCATTTCTCACACGTTTCGTCTCGCCTGTTTTCTTGAAG GCATTTTCCCTCACATTTTTTGGAGAATGGGGTGATAAGAGTCAG CTAGCAACAATTGGGTTGGCAGCAGATGAGGACGTTTTCGGAGTTATTATGGGTGGAGTACT GGGACAAGCAATCTGCACAGTGGCAGCTGTTCTGGGTGGAAAGAGCTTGGCCTCAAGAATATCCGAGAGACTG GTCACAATTTTGGGAGGATTTCTCTTTCTGGCTTTTGGTGTTCAATCTTTACTTTCCCCAAGTTAA
- the LOC110631104 gene encoding 14-3-3-like protein A — MLPTESSREENVYMAKLAEQAERYEEMVEFMEKVAKTVDVEELTVEERNLLSVAYKNVIGARRASWRIISSIEQKEESRGNEDHVSIIKEYRGKIEAELSKICDGILSLLESHLIPSASSAESKVFYLKMKGDYHRYLAEFKTAAERKEAAESTLLAYKSAQDIALADLAPTHPIRLGLALNFSVFYYEILNSPDRACNLAKQAFDEAISELDTLGEESYKDSTLIMQLLRDNLTLWTSDITDEAGDEIKDASKRESGEGQPQQ; from the exons ATGTTGCCCACTGAATCATCACGTGAGGAAAATGTCTACATGGCCAAGTTGGCTGAACAGGCTGAACGTTATGAGGAAATGGTGGAGTTTATGGAAAAGGTTGCAAAGACAGTGGATGTGGAGGAGCTAACTGTGGAGGAAAGGAATCTTCTCTCTGTCGCTTACAAGAACGTCATTGGGGCTAGAAGGGCTTCATGGAGGATAATCTCTTCCATTGAGCAGAAGGAAGAGAGCAGAGGAAATGAGGATCACGTGTCAATAATTAAGGAGTACAGAGGTAAGATTGAAGCTGAGCTGAGCAAGATTTGTGATGGGATCTTGAGCCTCCTTGAGTCGCATCTCATTCCCTCTGCCTCATCTGCTGAGTCTAAGGTATTCTACCTCAAGATGAAGGGTGATTATCACCGGTATCTTGCGGAGTTCAAGACTGCAGCTGAGAGGAAGGAAGCTGCTGAGAGTACTTTGTTGGCATACAAGTCTGCCCAG GATATTGCCCTTGCTGATCTCGCTCCTACCCACCCAATAAGGCTTGGGCTTGCCCTTAACTTCTCCGTGTTCTATTATGAGATCCTAAATTCACCTGACCGTGCTTGTAATCTAGCAAAGCAG GCCTTTGATGAGGCTATTTCTGAGCTGGATACATTGGGTGAGGAATCTTACAAGGATAGTACATTGATCATGCAACTTCTCCGAGACAATCTGACGCTCTGGACTTCTGATATCACG GACGAAGCTGGGGATGAGATCAAGGATGCATCAAAACGGGAATCAGGCGAGGGACAGCCGCAACAGTGA
- the LOC110631115 gene encoding uncharacterized protein DDB_G0275933: MGYIQEARENHVKKKVEEALRSKMKQKALKECDQFTSKYAQCASGRTLSVVWQCRKQAKELNNCLHQYTNDAVLEEMKKEYMLQQDGKGSVRT; the protein is encoded by the exons ATGGGCTACATACAGGAAGCACGTGAAAATCACGTGAAGAAGAAGGTCGAAGAAG CTTTGAGAAGCAAAATGAAGCAGAAGGCACTTAAAGAATGTGACCAGTTCACTTCGAAGTACGCGCAATGTGCCTCTGGAAGAACCCTTTCTGTTGTTTGGCAGTGTCGAAAACAGGCTAAAGAACTCAATAACTGCCTACATCAATA CACAAATGATGCTGTCTTGGAAGAGATGAAGAAAGAATACATGCTTCAACAAGATGGCAAGGGGTCTGTGAGAACCTAA